Proteins encoded together in one Halorubellus sp. JP-L1 window:
- a CDS encoding magnesium transporter, which yields MTVREVAASAYRQALPAMSASVVGGLFAGAVLGGMRSDLADVSGLLVLVPALLATRGNVYGSLGARLATGLHQGLLEPRFDLDDDRLRGAIAAALANGVLVSVLAATATYAALRLLGDDPASLLGLVAIAFVAGVLSGLALTFAVVSVVVVGFRRGLDPDTFVGPVVTTTGDFVGLAFLLIAVRVVEFVLGGV from the coding sequence ATGACAGTCCGCGAGGTCGCCGCGAGCGCGTACCGACAGGCGCTTCCGGCGATGTCCGCGAGCGTCGTCGGCGGCCTCTTCGCGGGCGCGGTGCTGGGCGGGATGCGGAGCGACCTCGCTGACGTTTCCGGCCTGCTCGTGCTCGTTCCCGCGCTCCTCGCGACGCGCGGGAACGTCTACGGGAGCCTCGGTGCGCGGCTCGCGACCGGGCTCCACCAGGGCCTGCTCGAACCGCGGTTCGACCTCGACGACGACCGGCTCCGGGGCGCCATCGCCGCGGCGCTCGCGAACGGCGTCCTCGTCTCCGTGCTCGCCGCCACCGCGACGTACGCGGCCCTCCGCCTGCTCGGGGACGATCCCGCGTCCCTGCTGGGGCTCGTCGCGATCGCGTTCGTCGCCGGCGTGCTCTCCGGGCTCGCGCTCACGTTCGCGGTCGTCTCCGTCGTCGTCGTCGGATTCCGGCGCGGCCTCGACCCCGACACGTTCGTCGGCCCGGTCGTCACCACCACCGGCGACTTCGTCGGCCTCGCCTTCCTCCTGATCGCCGTGCGAGTAGTCGAGTTCGTGCTCGGGGGCGTGTAG
- a CDS encoding CBS domain-containing protein gives MLVDLSVEAVMTAPVETISPDATLETAATRLAEGVGSLVVTEDGDAVGIVTKTDLVAALAAGRTDATVERAMSTPVHSVHVDDDLGDAAVVLGEADVGQVVVVDDADAVVGVLSATTVVDYVPALAHRHGVAGAGDPKRAGDRDRHGHVREPGRVDTAYEEGDWAFEWDGGDGIAVGNVARFSKHVTEADVEEFAHATGDTNRLHLDDEFAAGTRFGRRIAHGVLSLGLVSAALARMPGAIIYLSQDCSYLGPVDVGERCMATCEVVDDLGDDKYRLDVAVQDEDGEDVLSGGSTILVDDIPE, from the coding sequence ATGCTCGTGGACCTCTCCGTCGAGGCGGTCATGACCGCGCCCGTCGAGACGATTTCGCCCGACGCGACCCTGGAGACGGCGGCGACGCGACTCGCCGAGGGCGTCGGCTCGCTCGTCGTCACGGAGGACGGCGACGCCGTCGGCATCGTCACGAAGACCGACCTCGTCGCGGCGCTCGCGGCCGGTCGGACGGACGCCACCGTCGAGCGCGCGATGTCGACGCCGGTGCACTCGGTGCACGTCGACGACGACCTCGGGGACGCGGCGGTGGTCCTCGGGGAGGCTGACGTCGGGCAGGTGGTCGTCGTCGACGACGCGGACGCGGTCGTCGGCGTGCTGTCGGCGACGACCGTCGTCGACTACGTCCCGGCGCTCGCGCACCGCCACGGCGTGGCGGGCGCCGGCGACCCGAAGCGCGCCGGCGACCGCGACCGGCACGGGCACGTCCGAGAACCCGGTCGCGTCGACACGGCCTACGAGGAGGGCGACTGGGCGTTCGAGTGGGACGGCGGCGACGGCATCGCCGTCGGGAACGTCGCCCGGTTCTCGAAGCACGTCACGGAGGCCGACGTCGAGGAGTTCGCGCACGCGACCGGGGACACGAACCGCCTGCACCTCGACGACGAGTTCGCGGCGGGGACGCGCTTCGGGCGCCGGATCGCCCACGGCGTCCTCTCGCTCGGGCTCGTCTCCGCGGCGCTCGCGCGGATGCCCGGCGCCATCATCTACCTCAGTCAGGACTGTTCGTACCTCGGCCCGGTCGACGTCGGCGAGCGCTGCATGGCGACGTGCGAGGTCGTCGACGACCTCGGCGACGACAAGTACCGCCTCGACGTCGCCGTACAGGACGAGGACGGTGAGGACGTTCTCTCGGGCGGCTCCACGATACTCGTCGACGACATCCCCGAGTAG
- a CDS encoding HAD family hydrolase: MTETFRRAVFFDLDHTLLAFETEYADVLREVTERHLGAGDEAFEVTYSDRFLELLGDHVDEPYRRAFEHALDEHDYADDPAVSVDGLVETLREREVAGVAPSPGIERVLDALDERDVGVGVLTNGVPEFQLAKLRGHGLDAYVDASVVSYEAGAHKPDERPFALAAERLPADEYVMVGDSYGADVEGARAMGWRGVHYAPDGDSPASDPLESFDDLLERLDRFD; this comes from the coding sequence ATGACGGAGACGTTCCGGCGTGCGGTGTTCTTCGATCTGGACCACACGCTCCTCGCCTTCGAGACGGAGTACGCGGACGTGTTGCGCGAGGTGACCGAGCGTCACCTCGGTGCGGGGGACGAGGCGTTCGAGGTGACGTACAGCGACCGGTTCCTGGAGCTCCTCGGCGACCACGTCGACGAGCCGTACCGGCGGGCGTTCGAGCACGCGCTCGACGAGCACGATTACGCGGACGACCCCGCGGTGTCGGTGGACGGGCTCGTGGAGACGCTCCGCGAGCGCGAGGTCGCCGGCGTCGCGCCGTCCCCCGGCATCGAGCGCGTGCTGGACGCGCTCGACGAGCGCGACGTCGGCGTGGGCGTGCTCACGAACGGCGTGCCGGAGTTCCAGCTCGCGAAGCTCCGCGGGCACGGCCTCGACGCGTACGTGGACGCGTCGGTGGTGTCCTACGAGGCGGGCGCGCACAAGCCCGACGAACGCCCGTTCGCGCTCGCCGCGGAGCGCCTGCCCGCCGACGAGTACGTGATGGTCGGAGACTCCTACGGGGCGGACGTCGAGGGCGCTCGCGCGATGGGGTGGCGGGGCGTGCACTACGCGCCCGACGGCGACTCGCCGGCGAGCGACCCGCTCGAGTCGTTCGACGACCTCCTCGAACGGCTCGACCGCTTCGACTGA
- a CDS encoding YccF domain-containing protein: protein MADQHSLPVRAAYFLLVGWWLTLFAIEVAWLLNVTVVGIPIGVTIINRVPYLLTLRRRDADVRSDGTAQAGFLKRAVYFVLVGWWASLVWAHVAWAFCVTVIGIPIGVWMFDRLPYVTSLHRLDA from the coding sequence ATGGCCGACCAGCACTCCCTCCCGGTTCGCGCGGCGTACTTCCTCCTCGTCGGCTGGTGGCTCACGCTGTTCGCGATCGAGGTCGCGTGGCTCCTGAACGTCACCGTCGTCGGCATCCCCATCGGCGTCACGATCATCAATCGCGTCCCGTACCTCCTCACGCTCAGACGCCGCGACGCCGACGTCCGCAGCGACGGCACCGCCCAGGCCGGGTTCCTCAAGCGAGCGGTCTACTTCGTGCTCGTCGGCTGGTGGGCGAGCCTCGTCTGGGCGCACGTCGCGTGGGCGTTCTGTGTCACCGTCATCGGCATCCCCATCGGCGTCTGGATGTTCGACCGCCTCCCCTACGTCACCAGCCTCCACCGCCTCGACGCCTGA
- a CDS encoding AAA family ATPase — protein sequence MTVIGTVGLPGSGKGEAAAVARDAGIPVVTMGDVIREECRDRGLDPATHHGEIAQALREENGPDAIAARSLPIIREYLATDDVDTVLVDGLRSGVEADRFEDAFGDDWLLVSIDAPFEVRKDRITDRGRDETDGDVGETLRERDERERGFGMDDAMARADVRIENTASLEAFRERIQALLEDGPDAVTEESI from the coding sequence ATGACTGTCATCGGTACCGTCGGCTTGCCCGGGAGCGGGAAAGGGGAAGCTGCGGCGGTCGCGCGCGACGCCGGAATCCCGGTGGTGACGATGGGAGACGTCATCCGCGAGGAGTGCCGAGACCGCGGACTCGACCCAGCGACCCACCACGGCGAGATCGCGCAAGCGCTCCGCGAGGAGAACGGCCCGGACGCGATCGCCGCGCGCTCGCTCCCCATCATCCGCGAGTACCTCGCGACCGACGACGTGGACACCGTTCTCGTCGACGGCCTGCGGTCGGGCGTCGAAGCGGACCGGTTCGAGGACGCGTTCGGCGACGACTGGCTGCTCGTGAGCATCGACGCGCCGTTCGAGGTCCGGAAGGACCGCATCACGGACCGCGGCCGGGACGAGACCGACGGCGACGTCGGCGAGACCCTGCGGGAGCGCGACGAGCGGGAGCGCGGGTTCGGGATGGACGACGCGATGGCGCGCGCCGACGTCCGAATCGAGAACACGGCCTCGCTCGAGGCGTTCCGCGAACGCATCCAGGCGCTGCTCGAGGACGGCCCGGACGCCGTCACGGAGGAGTCGATATGA
- a CDS encoding RNA-binding domain-containing protein — protein MIYSVDVEITAPVNDTEVTDRVVDAVTNLFPEADVSEQPGEVLATTHQLEHFSERLHAQEILDTARGQFEAGRDGDAFAFALKKQAAFQGVVNFAVGNPDELGDLHVRVRVADPSVDEFVDYLAPPTEDGRPVTSDAEDRGPGN, from the coding sequence ATGATCTACTCGGTAGACGTCGAGATCACGGCACCCGTGAACGATACGGAGGTGACGGACCGCGTGGTGGACGCGGTGACGAACCTGTTCCCGGAGGCCGACGTGAGCGAACAGCCGGGCGAGGTATTGGCGACCACGCACCAACTGGAGCACTTCTCGGAGCGCCTGCACGCCCAAGAGATCCTCGACACCGCCAGGGGCCAGTTCGAGGCCGGACGGGACGGGGACGCGTTCGCGTTCGCGCTGAAGAAGCAGGCGGCGTTCCAGGGCGTCGTGAACTTCGCGGTCGGGAACCCGGACGAACTCGGCGACCTCCACGTTCGCGTTCGCGTCGCGGATCCGAGCGTCGACGAGTTCGTGGACTACCTCGCGCCGCCGACCGAGGACGGCCGGCCCGTCACCAGTGACGCCGAGGATCGCGGCCCAGGGAACTGA
- a CDS encoding molybdopterin-dependent oxidoreductase: MPVERVFGGVSRLSSWLPGRLVDALLLAGVVVATATGVASILAGTPSDAWVLWLHGVAGVVLVGALAAKLARVGHRLRGSWNRTVWVSVALTAIAVLALASGLAWTLGLLEQVGPFTGLVLHAYVGLALLPVLVVHLYSRFRTPTRRDASRRNALKLSATLVAGAVAWRATKLLGPARRFTGSTERGSDDGNRFPVTSWVADDPDPVDPAAWTLAVHGLVDRPLDLDESAVLGDAAVPASNQRSLLDCTSGWYSEHDWRGVRVRDLLDAADADPDADWVRFTSITGYRWSLPRTAAADALLATHVDGDRLAHGHGYPLRLVAPGRRGFQWVKWVESVEVRDSPDPAQWLVTLISGFD, encoded by the coding sequence ATGCCCGTCGAGCGCGTATTCGGGGGCGTGTCTCGGCTCTCGTCGTGGCTGCCCGGCCGGCTCGTCGACGCCCTCCTGCTCGCGGGCGTCGTCGTCGCGACCGCGACCGGGGTCGCGAGCATCCTCGCGGGCACGCCGAGCGACGCGTGGGTGCTCTGGCTGCACGGCGTCGCCGGCGTCGTCCTCGTCGGCGCACTCGCCGCGAAGCTCGCGCGCGTCGGCCACCGCCTCCGTGGGTCCTGGAACCGGACCGTCTGGGTGTCGGTCGCGCTCACCGCCATCGCGGTCCTCGCGCTCGCGTCCGGGCTCGCGTGGACGCTCGGCCTCCTCGAGCAAGTCGGGCCGTTCACGGGCCTCGTCCTGCACGCGTACGTCGGCCTCGCGCTCCTCCCCGTCCTCGTCGTCCACCTGTACTCGCGGTTCCGGACGCCCACGCGCCGGGACGCGAGCCGCCGGAACGCGCTCAAGCTCTCCGCGACGCTCGTCGCCGGCGCCGTCGCGTGGCGCGCGACGAAGCTCCTCGGTCCCGCGCGCCGATTCACGGGGTCGACCGAACGCGGGAGCGACGACGGGAACCGCTTCCCCGTCACGTCCTGGGTCGCCGACGACCCCGACCCCGTCGACCCCGCAGCGTGGACGCTCGCCGTCCACGGACTCGTCGACCGCCCGCTCGACCTCGACGAATCGGCGGTGCTCGGCGACGCCGCCGTCCCCGCGAGCAACCAGCGCTCGCTCCTCGACTGCACGAGCGGCTGGTACAGCGAGCACGACTGGCGGGGCGTCCGCGTCCGCGACCTGCTGGACGCCGCCGACGCCGACCCCGACGCCGACTGGGTTCGATTCACGTCGATCACGGGGTACCGGTGGAGCCTCCCGCGCACGGCGGCCGCGGACGCGCTGCTCGCGACGCACGTCGACGGCGACCGGCTCGCGCACGGCCACGGCTACCCGCTCCGACTCGTCGCGCCCGGCCGCAGGGGCTTCCAGTGGGTGAAGTGGGTCGAGTCGGTCGAGGTACGGGACAGCCCCGACCCCGCGCAGTGGCTCGTCACCCTGATATCGGGGTTCGACTGA
- a CDS encoding magnesium transporter — translation MPEDWTVRAITRATLPLLVVLSLVELGSGLVLGSVEETLLASPSLLVLVPVTIGTAGNLGSVLAARLSTAVHLGTVSFEPDDDALVGNALATFALAATVFPAVGLGAWATAELVAGTTRLGPLRVVLVATVAGLALAVLAVAVTLVATYVAYVRGLDPDDVVIPVVTNTCDVLGVLVLVAVADVLAT, via the coding sequence ATGCCGGAGGACTGGACGGTGCGAGCGATCACGCGCGCCACCCTCCCGCTCCTGGTCGTGCTCTCGCTCGTCGAACTCGGGAGCGGCCTCGTCCTCGGGAGCGTCGAGGAGACCCTGCTCGCGTCACCGTCGCTGCTCGTGCTCGTCCCCGTCACCATCGGGACCGCCGGGAACCTCGGGAGCGTGCTCGCCGCCCGCCTCTCCACCGCCGTCCACCTCGGCACCGTCTCGTTCGAACCCGACGACGACGCGCTCGTCGGGAACGCGCTCGCGACGTTCGCGCTCGCCGCGACCGTGTTCCCCGCCGTCGGCCTCGGCGCGTGGGCGACCGCCGAACTCGTCGCCGGCACCACGCGACTCGGGCCGCTCCGCGTCGTCCTCGTCGCGACCGTCGCCGGCCTCGCGCTCGCCGTCCTCGCCGTCGCCGTGACGCTCGTCGCGACCTACGTCGCGTACGTTCGCGGTCTCGACCCGGACGACGTCGTCATCCCGGTCGTCACGAACACCTGCGACGTCCTCGGCGTCCTCGTCCTCGTCGCCGTCGCCGACGTCCTCGCCACCTGA
- a CDS encoding YigZ family protein, whose amino-acid sequence MTDDAYETIAGRGRAAFEVQGSEFVGHAKPVESVDAAEAFVDAIREEYADATHNVPAYRVRADPLREYASDDGEPTGSAGKPMLNVLAQRDLENVAVVVTRYYGGTNLGVGGLARSYSKAVKDAVDDAGVIEERPHERVRAVVDYDDSGTVRGIIESEGVEFDAEYGERVRIDARVPVADADALRDRLRSATSGRVEFED is encoded by the coding sequence GTGACCGACGACGCCTACGAGACGATAGCGGGCCGCGGCCGCGCGGCGTTCGAGGTGCAGGGCTCGGAGTTCGTCGGGCACGCGAAACCCGTCGAGAGCGTCGATGCCGCGGAGGCGTTCGTGGACGCGATCCGCGAGGAGTACGCGGACGCGACGCACAACGTTCCCGCGTATCGCGTGCGCGCGGACCCGCTCCGGGAGTACGCGAGCGACGACGGCGAACCGACGGGGAGCGCGGGGAAGCCGATGCTGAACGTCCTCGCCCAGCGCGACCTGGAGAACGTCGCGGTGGTCGTCACGCGCTATTACGGCGGGACGAACCTCGGCGTCGGCGGACTCGCGCGCTCGTACTCGAAGGCCGTGAAGGACGCCGTCGACGACGCCGGCGTGATCGAAGAACGCCCCCACGAGCGCGTGCGGGCGGTCGTCGACTACGACGACTCCGGGACGGTTCGGGGGATAATCGAGAGCGAGGGCGTCGAGTTCGACGCCGAGTACGGCGAGCGGGTTCGGATCGACGCGCGCGTCCCGGTCGCGGACGCCGACGCGCTCAGGGACCGACTGCGGAGCGCGACGAGCGGCCGCGTCGAGTTCGAGGACTGA
- a CDS encoding MaoC family dehydratase gives MSKYFEDVEVGEEHAFGEYEVGEAEILEFGEQYDPQVFHTDPEAAQESMFGDLVASGWHTCAMTMRLLVENELADTKAMGAIGVDELRWKQPVFPGDSLRVETTVLAKEDWQPGVGLVRSQTRTFNQDDSEVCSFVGLVLYQKRD, from the coding sequence ATGTCGAAGTACTTCGAGGACGTCGAGGTCGGCGAGGAGCACGCGTTCGGCGAGTACGAGGTCGGCGAGGCGGAGATCCTGGAGTTCGGCGAGCAGTACGACCCGCAGGTGTTCCACACGGACCCGGAGGCGGCTCAGGAGTCGATGTTCGGGGACCTGGTGGCGTCGGGCTGGCATACGTGCGCGATGACGATGCGGTTGCTGGTGGAGAACGAGCTCGCGGACACGAAGGCGATGGGCGCGATCGGCGTGGACGAGTTGCGGTGGAAGCAGCCGGTGTTCCCGGGTGACTCGCTGCGCGTGGAGACGACGGTGCTCGCGAAGGAGGACTGGCAGCCGGGCGTCGGGCTGGTGCGGTCGCAGACGCGGACGTTCAACCAGGACGACAGCGAGGTGTGCTCGTTCGTCGGGCTCGTCCTCTACCAGAAGCGCGACTGA
- the hisB gene encoding imidazoleglycerol-phosphate dehydratase HisB, translating to MTDRTAAVARETAETDVEVTVAVDGDGDSEVDTGIAFLDHMLASFAKHGLFDVTVRCDGDLEVDDHHTVEDVAITLGSAFADALDDKRGIRRFADRKVPLDEAVAGVVVDVSGRPLFEFDGAFSQERVGGLTSHMAEHFLRSFAMNADLTLHADVDGENAHHEIEALFKALARTLDDATRIDDRRSDTPSTKGEL from the coding sequence ATGACCGACCGAACCGCCGCCGTCGCCCGCGAGACCGCGGAGACGGACGTCGAAGTGACCGTCGCCGTCGACGGCGACGGCGACAGCGAGGTCGATACCGGCATCGCCTTCCTCGACCACATGCTCGCGTCGTTCGCCAAGCACGGCCTGTTCGACGTGACCGTGCGCTGCGACGGCGACCTCGAGGTCGACGATCACCACACCGTCGAGGACGTCGCAATCACCCTCGGGTCGGCGTTCGCGGACGCGCTCGACGACAAGCGCGGCATCCGCCGGTTCGCCGACCGCAAGGTCCCGCTCGACGAGGCCGTCGCCGGCGTCGTCGTCGACGTCTCCGGCCGACCGCTGTTCGAGTTCGACGGCGCGTTCAGCCAGGAGCGCGTCGGCGGCCTCACCAGTCACATGGCCGAGCACTTCCTGCGGTCGTTCGCAATGAACGCCGACCTCACGCTCCACGCCGACGTCGACGGCGAGAACGCGCACCACGAGATCGAGGCGCTGTTCAAGGCGCTCGCGCGGACGCTCGACGACGCCACCAGAATCGACGACCGCCGCAGCGACACGCCGAGCACGAAGGGCGAACTCTGA
- a CDS encoding nucleoside recognition protein — translation MSDASIVDVVLGQVLPRVATVTVLIAVGVTLANLAVAFGVVDRVRGLAEPLTARANLPAEAGVAVVTTAASPTAGYGMLATLRDSGTLDDRATLVAVTINTFFGFVQHIFTFYVPVLVPILGLEVGLLYVGARAAISLAITLVGVAGGAVLLGPENVNPGATPDDLGGGAERATDGGREDAATGTADSDGDASGEDATAGDDGAESDATARDRGREALASTRSTLRRVVPRLLVVYSLVLVVVERYPAAFDAITGLADPLTGLLGLPGAAAGVVGVFAVDTTSGAFFVAPLVGPDGPFTPRTAVATMLVGGIVSFAVSTFKRSIPFQYGIWGASFGSKVVALNTALKVVFISIALAVLLV, via the coding sequence GTGAGCGACGCGTCCATCGTCGACGTCGTGCTCGGGCAGGTGCTCCCGCGGGTTGCGACCGTCACCGTCCTCATCGCGGTCGGCGTGACGCTCGCGAACCTCGCCGTCGCGTTCGGCGTCGTCGACCGCGTCCGCGGGCTCGCCGAACCCCTGACAGCTCGCGCGAACCTCCCCGCGGAGGCCGGCGTCGCCGTCGTCACCACCGCCGCCTCGCCGACGGCGGGCTACGGGATGCTCGCGACGCTCAGGGATTCGGGGACGCTCGACGACCGCGCGACGCTCGTCGCCGTCACGATCAACACGTTCTTCGGGTTCGTCCAGCACATCTTCACGTTCTACGTCCCCGTCCTCGTCCCGATCCTCGGCCTCGAGGTCGGCCTCCTGTACGTCGGCGCGCGCGCAGCCATCTCGCTCGCCATCACGCTCGTCGGCGTCGCCGGCGGCGCCGTCCTGCTCGGCCCCGAGAACGTGAACCCGGGCGCGACCCCCGACGACCTCGGCGGCGGCGCCGAGCGCGCGACCGACGGCGGCCGCGAGGACGCCGCCACCGGAACGGCCGATAGCGACGGCGACGCCAGCGGCGAGGACGCCACCGCTGGCGACGACGGAGCGGAGAGCGACGCGACGGCCCGCGACCGCGGGCGCGAGGCGCTCGCGTCGACGCGGTCGACGCTCCGCCGGGTCGTCCCGCGACTCCTGGTCGTGTACTCGCTCGTGCTCGTCGTCGTCGAGCGCTACCCCGCCGCGTTCGACGCCATCACGGGACTCGCCGACCCGCTTACGGGCCTCCTCGGCCTCCCGGGTGCGGCCGCCGGCGTCGTCGGCGTGTTCGCCGTCGACACCACGAGCGGCGCGTTCTTCGTCGCGCCACTCGTCGGCCCCGACGGTCCCTTCACCCCGCGGACCGCGGTCGCGACGATGCTCGTCGGCGGCATCGTCTCCTTCGCCGTCTCCACGTTCAAGCGCTCCATCCCCTTCCAGTACGGGATCTGGGGCGCCAGCTTCGGCTCGAAGGTCGTCGCACTCAACACCGCGCTCAAGGTCGTCTTCATCTCGATCGCGCTCGCCGTCCTCCTCGTCTGA
- a CDS encoding amino acid-binding protein, with translation MFDEIMEKFEGSPSQQAVIRLLLERGFSVNDDGRVVSGGIEIPNTGIAREIGVDRRVVDSTTGAILEDEELRRIFQNISQVPSLMDLAPVLDLTVLSIAVHDADDVGIVAEVTGLLAEHDVSIRQTISEDPEFTDEPKLHIVTDHDLPGSLINELRDLSFVRKLEFQ, from the coding sequence ATGTTCGACGAGATCATGGAGAAGTTCGAGGGAAGCCCGTCCCAGCAGGCCGTCATCCGCCTGCTCCTCGAGCGCGGGTTCTCCGTGAACGACGACGGGCGAGTGGTCTCGGGCGGCATCGAGATCCCGAACACGGGGATCGCACGCGAGATCGGCGTCGACCGCCGAGTCGTGGACTCGACGACCGGCGCCATCCTGGAGGACGAGGAGCTTCGCCGCATCTTCCAGAACATCTCGCAGGTCCCGAGTCTCATGGACCTCGCGCCCGTGCTCGACCTCACGGTACTCTCCATCGCGGTGCACGACGCCGACGACGTCGGCATCGTCGCCGAAGTCACCGGGTTGCTCGCCGAGCACGACGTCTCCATCCGCCAGACCATCAGCGAGGACCCCGAGTTCACGGACGAACCGAAACTCCACATCGTCACCGATCACGACCTCCCCGGGAGTCTCATCAACGAGCTCCGCGACCTCTCGTTCGTCCGCAAGCTCGAGTTCCAGTAA
- a CDS encoding S9 family peptidase: protein MHTVEAEDYLALATPSEPRVSPDGNAVAFVRTTPRADGSGGSGEHEIAFAEDEGEDDTTAVEDVEASVFVVPLGGEEPRRFTAAGVDACPRWSPSGDRLAFVSDRGDDGAPDVWVLPTDGGEARRVTRVPGGVSALAWGPGGDRIAFLQSTTGGERERGDDRGVGDGYERESPDPRVIDRTVYRAAQSYHDGARSHVYVVDLDDDRASDGEGAVERVTDGDVDHTAPAWGDDGALYYGARDPEDPDADPDDTVEFALRRRAPDGDARTLVRDDAWAPRIAVAADGRVAYVASPDGGNTLRQAEVHVYDPETDAVRVPTAGLDRTVDAESPLQFGPNDDSVYVLTPETGSVVVRRVPVAPAGSDSSPDAAPSVVVGTDAHCSGFHVGRDALAYAASEWDHPGDVFAATPRGAETTRLSTLNHGYLDERAVVQPEPVAVPAGDERELRLEPEADRGRAPAGDATIEGWLFTPPELGPDESAPLVVEVHGGPHVTWTPSGTMWHEFQTLAAAGFCVFACNPRGATGYGQSFQAAIERDWGPVTAADVLAGVDAVQERSAVDETETFVAGGSFGGYMTAWLLAHTDRFDAGVPQRGVYDLVSFYGSTDAAYMLVEGDYGTTPFDDPELLYRHSPALAADDITAPTLVVHSDDDYRVPTAGAELLHRGLQKAGTPTRFVRYPREGHELSRSGEPGHVVDRIQRIRDWFQGYSAAFEDVDEPM, encoded by the coding sequence ATGCACACTGTCGAGGCCGAGGACTACCTGGCGCTGGCGACGCCGAGCGAACCGCGGGTGTCACCAGACGGCAACGCGGTCGCGTTCGTTCGGACGACGCCGCGCGCCGACGGGAGCGGGGGGAGTGGAGAGCACGAGATCGCATTCGCGGAGGACGAGGGAGAGGACGACACGACGGCGGTCGAGGACGTCGAGGCGTCGGTGTTCGTCGTGCCGCTCGGCGGCGAGGAACCGAGACGGTTCACGGCGGCGGGCGTGGACGCGTGCCCGCGCTGGTCGCCGAGCGGCGACCGGCTGGCGTTCGTCAGCGACCGCGGCGACGACGGCGCGCCGGACGTGTGGGTGCTCCCGACCGACGGCGGGGAGGCGCGGCGCGTGACGCGCGTCCCCGGCGGCGTATCCGCGCTCGCGTGGGGGCCCGGGGGCGACCGGATCGCGTTCCTGCAGTCGACGACCGGAGGCGAGCGCGAGCGCGGCGACGACCGCGGCGTCGGCGACGGGTACGAGCGCGAGTCGCCGGATCCGCGCGTGATCGATCGGACGGTCTACCGGGCCGCGCAGTCGTACCACGACGGCGCGCGCTCGCACGTCTACGTCGTCGACCTCGACGACGACCGGGCGAGCGACGGCGAGGGGGCCGTCGAGCGCGTCACCGACGGCGACGTCGACCACACCGCGCCGGCGTGGGGCGACGACGGCGCGCTCTACTACGGCGCTCGCGACCCTGAGGATCCCGACGCGGACCCGGACGACACCGTCGAATTCGCGCTCCGGCGACGCGCTCCCGACGGCGACGCGAGGACGCTCGTCCGCGACGACGCGTGGGCGCCGCGTATCGCGGTTGCGGCGGACGGCCGCGTCGCGTACGTCGCCTCGCCGGACGGCGGGAATACGCTCCGGCAGGCCGAGGTGCACGTCTACGACCCCGAGACCGACGCCGTCCGGGTGCCGACCGCCGGTCTCGACCGGACCGTCGACGCCGAGAGCCCGCTCCAGTTCGGGCCGAACGACGACTCGGTGTACGTGCTGACGCCGGAGACGGGGAGCGTCGTCGTCCGGCGCGTCCCGGTCGCACCCGCGGGCAGCGATTCGTCGCCGGACGCGGCACCGTCGGTGGTCGTCGGTACGGACGCGCACTGCAGCGGCTTCCACGTCGGCCGGGATGCGCTCGCGTACGCGGCCAGCGAGTGGGACCACCCCGGGGACGTCTTCGCCGCGACCCCGAGAGGCGCGGAGACCACGCGGCTCTCGACGCTGAACCACGGGTACCTCGACGAGCGCGCGGTCGTCCAGCCCGAACCCGTCGCCGTCCCCGCCGGCGACGAACGCGAGTTGCGCCTCGAACCCGAGGCAGACCGCGGCCGCGCACCGGCCGGCGACGCGACGATCGAGGGCTGGCTGTTCACGCCGCCCGAACTCGGCCCCGACGAGTCCGCGCCGCTGGTCGTCGAGGTCCACGGCGGCCCGCACGTCACGTGGACGCCGTCGGGAACGATGTGGCACGAGTTCCAGACGCTCGCCGCCGCCGGGTTCTGCGTGTTCGCGTGCAACCCGCGCGGCGCGACCGGCTACGGCCAGTCATTCCAGGCCGCGATCGAGCGCGACTGGGGGCCGGTGACGGCCGCGGACGTCCTCGCGGGCGTCGACGCCGTCCAGGAGCGGAGCGCGGTCGACGAGACGGAGACGTTCGTCGCCGGCGGTTCCTTCGGCGGATACATGACGGCGTGGTTGCTCGCGCACACCGACCGGTTCGACGCGGGCGTCCCGCAGCGCGGCGTCTACGACCTCGTGTCGTTCTACGGGTCGACGGACGCCGCGTACATGCTCGTCGAGGGCGACTACGGCACCACGCCGTTCGACGACCCCGAACTACTCTACCGGCACTCGCCGGCGCTCGCCGCCGACGACATAACGGCGCCGACGCTCGTCGTCCACAGCGACGACGACTACCGCGTCCCGACCGCGGGCGCGGAACTCCTCCACCGCGGCCTCCAAAAGGCCGGCACGCCCACGCGGTTCGTCCGCTATCCCCGCGAGGGCCACGAACTCTCGCGGTCGGGCGAACCCGGGCACGTCGTCGACCGCATCCAGCGCATCCGCGACTGGTTCCAGGGGTACTCCGCGGCGTTCGAGGACGTGGACGAACCAATGTAG